AGGGCCTGCTGGTCGATGCGTTGCCCACGCGTCAGCTCTTTCAGCTTTTCGTAGGGTTTTTCGATGCCGTAACGACGCATCACGGTCTGAATCGGTTCGGCAAGCACCTCCCAGTTGGCCTCGAGATCGGCGGACATGGCAGCACCGTTGACCTCCAGTTTGGAGACGCCCTTGAGGGCCGACTGGTAAGCCAGCACCGATTGCGCGATCCCGACGCCCAGGTTGCGCTGCACAGTCGAGTCGGTAAGGTCACGCTGCCAGCGCGAAATGGGAAGCTTTTCCGCCAGGTGTCCGAGAATGGCATTGGCCATACCCAGGTTACCCTCGGCGTTCTCAAAATCTATGGGGTTGACCTTGTGCGGCATGGTCGAGGAGCCGACTTCACCCGCCACGACCTTTTGTTTGAAGTAACCCAGTGAAATATAGCCCCACACATCACGGCAGAAATCGGTCACTACGGTGTTGAAGCGGGACAAGGCGTGGAAGTACTCGGCCATGTAGTCATGGGGCTCGATTTGGGTGGTATAGGGGTTCCAATCGAGTCCGAGACCGTTGACGAACGTTTGCGCCAGACCACGCCAATCCACCTCGGGGTAGGTCACGAGGTGCGCGTTGTAGTTGCCGACCGCACCGTTGATCTTGCCTAGAATCGGCACCATGACCAGTTGCTCGCGCTGGCGTTTGAGCCGAAACGCCGTGTTGGCCATCTCCTTCCCCAGCGTGGTGGGCGAGGCGGGCTGGCCATGGGTGCGTGCCAACATCGGTATATCAGCATGGTCGCGGGCCAGGCGGCTGACGGCCTCGATCATCTCGTCCATCATCGGCAACAGTGCCTGAGCACGGGCCTCGCGAAGCATCAAAGCGTAGGAAAGGTTGTTGATGTCCTCGGACGTGCAAGCGAAATGAATGAACTCGCTGACCGCCTCCAGTTCCCGATTGCCGGCCACCTTCTCCTTGAGGAAATACTCGACGGCCTTGACATCATGGTTGGTGGTGGTCTCGATGTTCTTGACACGGCGTGCATCCTCTTCGCTGAACTCATCCACGATGCGATCCAGCAACGCCGTGGCATGAGTGCTGAACGCTGGCACCTCGGCGATTTCGCTGCAGCCAGCCAACATCTGCAACCAACGCACCTCCACCAAGACCCGGTGACGGATCAATCCGTATTCACTGAAGATGGGGCGCAAGGTGGCGGTCTTCGATCCATAGCGACCGTCAATAGGAGAGATGGCGGTTAAGGAAGACAATTCCATGGGTGCTCCTAGCTTGTACGTTGCGCATGGCAGTGCAGAAAAGGGGGCTAATCATACTACACGCCGCGGAGGCGCCATGCCTGCCGTGAATGGCCGATATAAATGCTTGGTATAATTTCTTTTTACCCTTGGTTAACTTACAATTATCGCAATCTGCGGGAAGCGATCGATCTCTTCCCCGGCCTTTGAAACCGTCTGAGAAGAGGATAAGGATCGTGCTTGAAGCCTATCGTAATCACGTCGCAGAACGCGCCGCTGAGGGCATCGTCCCGCTGCCGCTCAATGCCCAGCAGGTCGCCGATCTGGTTGAACTGCTGAAAAGCCCGCCCGCCGGCGAAGAGGCGTTTCTGGTCGATCTGTTGGTCAATCGTGTCCCTCCGGGGGTTGATGATGCGGCGCGCGTCAAAGCCGCCTTTCTGGCGGATGTGGTGAAGGGCCGGGCGCAGTCTCCTCTCATCGACAAGGCAAAAGCCGTGGAGCTGTTGGGTACCATGCTGGGCGGCTACAACATCGCCCCGCTGATCGATTGCCTGGACGACGCTGGTTTGTCGTCCATTGCCGTCAAGGCGCTGTCTCACACCCTGCTGATGTTCGATGCCTTTCATGATGTGGCCGAAAAAGCCACGGCGGGTAACGTCCACGCCCGGCAGGTACTGGAGAGTTGGGCCGATGGCGAATGGTTTACCAGTAAACCTGTGCTCGCCGACAAGATCACCGTCACCGTCTTCAAGGTGTCCGGAGAAACCAACACGGACGACCTTTCCCCGGCACCGGATGCCTGGAGCCGCCCCGACATCCCCTTGCACGCCAAAGCGATGCTGAAGATGGCGCGCGACGGTATCACTCCCGATGAGCCTGGTGCCGTGGGTCCGATCAGTACGATCGAGGAGCTGAAGAAGAAGGGTTTTCCGCTGGCCTATGTCGGCGATGTGGTAGGTACCGGCTCGTCACGCAAATCCGCTACCAACTCCGTGCTGTGGTACATGGGCGATGACATTCCGTACGTACCCAACAAGCGTGCCGGCGGCTACTGTTTCGGCGGCAAGATTGCTCCGATCTTCTTCAACACCATGGAGGACGCCGGTGCCCTGCCCATCGAAATGGACGTGGATAAGATGGCGATGGGCGATGTCATCGATGTCTATCCTTACGAAGGCAAGGTATGCAGGCATGGCACCGACGAGGTGATTTCAACCTTTGAGCTCAAGACCCAGGTACTGCTCGACGAGGTGCGCGCCGGCGGCCGTATCCCGCTGATCATTGGCCGCGGTCTGACCGAGAAGGCTCGCCAGGCATTGGGCAGAGAGCCCTCCGAACTGTTCCGCAAGCCGATCGATCCGACCGATACCGGAAAAGGCTACACCCTGGCGCAGAAAATGGTGGGTCAGGCCTGCGGTGTCTCCGGTGTCCGGCCCGGAACCTACTGTGAACCTAAGATGGCCACGGTAGGTTCCCAGGACACCACCGGTCCCATGACCCGGGACGAGCTGAAAGATCTGGCCTGTCTCGGCTTCTCAGCCGATCTGGTGATGCAGTCTTTCTGTCATACAGCCGCCTATCCCAAGCCGGTGGATATCAACACGCACCACACCCTGCCGGACTTCATCATGACCCGTGGTGGCGTCTCACTGCGCCCTGGCGACGGGATCATCCACTCCTGGCTGAATCGCATGCTCTTGCCCGACACTGTGGGTACCGGTGGGGATTCGCATACCCGCTTCCCGATCGGCATCAGCTTCCCGGCGGGTTCCGGTCTGGTGGCCTTCGCTGCCGCGACCGGCGTGATGCCGCTGGATATGCCCGAATCGGTACTGGTGCGCTTCAAGGGCGCTATGCAGCCCGGGGTTACGCTACGCGATCTGGTGCACGCCATCCCCTACTATGCCATCAAAGAGGGGCTGCTGACCGTAGCCAAGCAAGGCAAGAAAAACATCTTCTCCGGCCGCATTCTGGAGATCGAAGGGCTGCCGCAACTCACCGTCGAACAGGCCTTCGAACTCTCCGACGCCTCCGCCGAACGTTCCGCAGCGGGCTGCACTATCAGGCTCGACAAAGAGCCTATCACCGAGTACCTGCGCTCCAACATCACCATGCTGAAATGGATGATCGCCGGAGGTTACGGCGACGAGCGCACCATCCGTCGCCGTATCAAGGCGATGGAGGAGTGGATTGCCAACCCCGAACTGCTGGAGCCCGATGCGGACGCCGAGTACGCTGCCGTGATCGAGATCGATATGAACGAGATCAAGGAACCGGTGCTCTGCGCACCCAACGATCCCGACGATGCGCGTCTGTTGTCGGACGTGGCAGGCACCAAAATCGACGAGGTGTTCATCGGCTCGTGCATGACCAACATCGGTCATTTCCGCGCCGCCGGCAAATTGCTGGAAAAGGCCGAGGGTATACCCACCCGCCTGTGGCTGGCGCCACCCACCCGCATGGATGAAGCGCAACTGCGCGAGGAAGGCTACTACTTCACCTACGCCAAGGCGGGCGCGCGCACCGAGATGCCCGGTTGCTCGTTGTGCATGGGCAACCAGGCGCGCATCGCCGCCAATTCCACTGCCGTCTCCACCTCGACGCGCAATTTTCCCAACCGCCTGGGCACGGGTGCCAACGTCTACCTGGCGTCGGCGGAACTGGCGTCGGTGGCGGCCATTCTGGGCAAGTTGCCGACTCCGGACGAGTACCTGGCATACGCCAGGAACATCGACACCATGGCACCTGAGATCTACCGTTACCTCAACTTCGATAAGATCGCTGAGTATCAGGAAATTGCCGATAAAGTGGCGGCTGCGTAACGCAGCAACCCTAACCATGAGAAAGCCCCGCAGAGCAGGCGGGGCTTTTTTCGGATGCGCAGTCGGCCGCGGATGAGGTTATCCACAATTCCTGTGGATAAGGTTGTGCATGAATCAATCGGGATAAACCTACCGGGCGGTGCGCGCCGGATTGCGCAAATAATACCCAAGCGCCCGATAGGGAATGTTGGCGTTGAACGCCGGCATCCGCATAATGGCCCACCTGTCCCTGAAAAATACCAGTCACCACAATGAGCCTCGGTCCCCTCATGATCGATCTGCAGTGCACCGTCCTGCAGGCTGAGGAACGCGATATGCTGCGCCACCCACTGGTGGGGGGCATCATTCTTTTTACGCGCAACTACGAGAACACCGATCAGCTTCGAGCGCTTATCGATGCGGTCCATGCGGTTCGTGAACCGCGTCTGCTGATCGCCGTGGATCAGGAGGGCGGGCGTGTCCAACGGTTTCGCTCAGGTTTCACGCGCCTGCCGCCGGTAGCCGAATTAGGGCGTATCGCCAACAAGGACCCCGCGCGCGCGCTGAGCCTGGCCGAAACCACCGGTTGGTTGATGGCCGCGGAACTGCGGGCCGTGGGCGTCGATCTGAGCTTTGCCCCGGTTCTCGATCTTGATCATCGGCGCAGCTCGGTAATCGGTGATCGCGCCTTCCATCGCAATCCCGAGGTTCTCACCGAACTGGCCCACGCCTACATGCTGGGCATGCGGCATGCGGGCATGGCCGCGGTGGGCAAACATTTTCCTGGACATGGCGGGGTTGCGGCGGACTCCCACCTCGAACTGCCGGAGGATAAGCGCTCCCTGGCCGATCTGCGTGCCGAGGACCTGCTGCCCTTCGAGCGCATGATCCACTACGGACTGCCTGCGGTAATGGCCGCGCATGTGGTTTATCCCGCGGTTGCTCCGCTTCCGGCAGGGTTCTCCTACAATTGGTTACACACCCTGCTACGCCGGGAACTGGGCTTTCAGGGCGCCGTGTTCAGCGATGATCTCAGTATGGCGGGGGCACGAGTCGCCGGTGCGACTCCTACCCAGCGGGCACACGTTTCGCTCGAGGCGGGTTGCGACATGGTACTGATCTGCAACGACCGGCCCGCAGTCATCGAGGTACTGGAGAATCTGGATTACGCGCCCAATCCAGCCAGTCAATTGCGTCTTACCCGACTGCACGGTCGTCACCAGCGCAATTTGCAGGAACTGCAAAACAGCCCCCAGTGGCGCAAGGCGGTGGAGATGGTGCGCAGCTACGACGCCGATCCGATGCTCGATCTCGACTTGTAGTAGAACGCCGCTTTTGACAACGGTACACCACTTTTTAAACTAGTGAGCTGACAGACCAGCCCAGGCCACAGGAACCGGTATGGATTTCGAACAGTTACTGCAGCAGATCGGCAACCCCAACACCACTGCGGGTTGGATAGCGCAGGTGTTCGTCGTTGTTTTCTCCGTCATGTTGGCGAATTTCGTTCTGGCGCGCCTGCTCGATCGCCTGCATCGCTATCTGAAGAAAACCTCGGTCAAATGGGACGATGCGTTGATCGATGCGCTGCGCAAACCGGTGCGGTTGCTCGTTTGGATAGTCGGCATTACCTTTGCGGCGCAGATTGTTCAGAAGAGCACCGATGCCGTGCTCTTTGAGGCGATCTCGCCCATCCGTGACATTGGCGTTATCGGCACCATCACCTGGTTCCTGGTGCGATTGATCAACAGCGTCGAGAACAACTACCTGACAGTCCACGAAGGCGATGA
This portion of the Pseudomonadota bacterium genome encodes:
- a CDS encoding adenylosuccinate lyase translates to MELSSLTAISPIDGRYGSKTATLRPIFSEYGLIRHRVLVEVRWLQMLAGCSEIAEVPAFSTHATALLDRIVDEFSEEDARRVKNIETTTNHDVKAVEYFLKEKVAGNRELEAVSEFIHFACTSEDINNLSYALMLREARAQALLPMMDEMIEAVSRLARDHADIPMLARTHGQPASPTTLGKEMANTAFRLKRQREQLVMVPILGKINGAVGNYNAHLVTYPEVDWRGLAQTFVNGLGLDWNPYTTQIEPHDYMAEYFHALSRFNTVVTDFCRDVWGYISLGYFKQKVVAGEVGSSTMPHKVNPIDFENAEGNLGMANAILGHLAEKLPISRWQRDLTDSTVQRNLGVGIAQSVLAYQSALKGVSKLEVNGAAMSADLEANWEVLAEPIQTVMRRYGIEKPYEKLKELTRGQRIDQQALRAFIETLEIPDAAKEALIELTPGRYTGNATQQALDI
- the acnB gene encoding bifunctional aconitate hydratase 2/2-methylisocitrate dehydratase, encoding MLEAYRNHVAERAAEGIVPLPLNAQQVADLVELLKSPPAGEEAFLVDLLVNRVPPGVDDAARVKAAFLADVVKGRAQSPLIDKAKAVELLGTMLGGYNIAPLIDCLDDAGLSSIAVKALSHTLLMFDAFHDVAEKATAGNVHARQVLESWADGEWFTSKPVLADKITVTVFKVSGETNTDDLSPAPDAWSRPDIPLHAKAMLKMARDGITPDEPGAVGPISTIEELKKKGFPLAYVGDVVGTGSSRKSATNSVLWYMGDDIPYVPNKRAGGYCFGGKIAPIFFNTMEDAGALPIEMDVDKMAMGDVIDVYPYEGKVCRHGTDEVISTFELKTQVLLDEVRAGGRIPLIIGRGLTEKARQALGREPSELFRKPIDPTDTGKGYTLAQKMVGQACGVSGVRPGTYCEPKMATVGSQDTTGPMTRDELKDLACLGFSADLVMQSFCHTAAYPKPVDINTHHTLPDFIMTRGGVSLRPGDGIIHSWLNRMLLPDTVGTGGDSHTRFPIGISFPAGSGLVAFAAATGVMPLDMPESVLVRFKGAMQPGVTLRDLVHAIPYYAIKEGLLTVAKQGKKNIFSGRILEIEGLPQLTVEQAFELSDASAERSAAGCTIRLDKEPITEYLRSNITMLKWMIAGGYGDERTIRRRIKAMEEWIANPELLEPDADAEYAAVIEIDMNEIKEPVLCAPNDPDDARLLSDVAGTKIDEVFIGSCMTNIGHFRAAGKLLEKAEGIPTRLWLAPPTRMDEAQLREEGYYFTYAKAGARTEMPGCSLCMGNQARIAANSTAVSTSTRNFPNRLGTGANVYLASAELASVAAILGKLPTPDEYLAYARNIDTMAPEIYRYLNFDKIAEYQEIADKVAAA
- a CDS encoding beta-N-acetylhexosaminidase, which codes for MSLGPLMIDLQCTVLQAEERDMLRHPLVGGIILFTRNYENTDQLRALIDAVHAVREPRLLIAVDQEGGRVQRFRSGFTRLPPVAELGRIANKDPARALSLAETTGWLMAAELRAVGVDLSFAPVLDLDHRRSSVIGDRAFHRNPEVLTELAHAYMLGMRHAGMAAVGKHFPGHGGVAADSHLELPEDKRSLADLRAEDLLPFERMIHYGLPAVMAAHVVYPAVAPLPAGFSYNWLHTLLRRELGFQGAVFSDDLSMAGARVAGATPTQRAHVSLEAGCDMVLICNDRPAVIEVLENLDYAPNPASQLRLTRLHGRHQRNLQELQNSPQWRKAVEMVRSYDADPMLDLDL